One part of the Methanothermobacter sp. CaT2 genome encodes these proteins:
- a CDS encoding MjaI family restriction endonuclease, giving the protein MIDNFKEIRLDFKDELKKITGKEVEFPKYTTQIINLANQNAQGTRPRVVGQMSDLIHECPDKSYEGWKKWYLEHYSDRIEKATKKISKMIENMKAAMELIDEEMIRKWVEDLVITKTAEGLIIQEIILKTIAEEAGLEWRLATSKEESKNIDGFIGSTPVSIKPMSYESMRPTVREEIDIQTIFYKKPKNSRYLYIYHNLNI; this is encoded by the coding sequence GTGATAGATAACTTTAAAGAAATCAGGTTAGATTTTAAAGATGAATTAAAGAAGATAACCGGTAAAGAAGTAGAATTTCCCAAGTATACAACCCAAATTATAAATTTAGCAAATCAAAACGCGCAGGGTACCCGACCAAGGGTAGTAGGTCAGATGTCAGATTTGATACATGAATGCCCCGACAAGAGTTACGAAGGTTGGAAAAAATGGTATCTGGAACATTATTCTGACCGCATCGAAAAAGCAACAAAAAAGATCAGCAAAATGATAGAAAATATGAAAGCTGCTATGGAATTGATAGATGAAGAAATGATCAGGAAATGGGTAGAAGATTTAGTTATAACCAAAACAGCGGAAGGTCTAATAATTCAAGAAATCATTCTGAAAACTATCGCTGAAGAAGCAGGTCTGGAGTGGCGCTTAGCAACCTCAAAAGAGGAAAGTAAAAACATTGATGGATTCATTGGATCTACACCGGTTTCCATAAAGCCCATGAGTTATGAATCAATGCGACCCACGGTAAGGGAGGAAATAGACATACAGACAATTTTTTACAAAAAGCCTAAAAATAGCAGATATCTTTATATCTATCACAATCTAAATATTTAA
- a CDS encoding DUF11 domain-containing protein: MRNGTLLLAALLAVFILAGSSAAADVGVELDKNNTKPVYNSTLRVKVIAKAGNQNVQNAVATVKVPEGLVLQDYYTAQGYYDLETGTWEIGDIPAYEERSLTLVCLLNRTGNVTVTANVTADGDENPANNNAQLKFRVRGIADLELNVTSSKQSARLGDTVTFNVKLKNRGPHAANNINVANFFSGGLAIQSYSYTTGYFDDVAREWILETLDTGEEATLTVVCLVNRTGDLSDYVSVREVDEGDVNVYNNIARASVAVKGTDLDLDLSVSKPRAYQGDVVNVVCRVKNNGPEAAQNARVNLQLPANLQVQNVQVDRGTYSNGVWVIGDLADNEAALLNITARVVSAGNFTVNATAVSPAIDDSNPVNNDDTALVSAAIPKKALKVRIKNNSAVTIRVLLYVNINDHGKITRKTYNFYLKNGLSRDLSLGYFQLGTSALFKQYTYNTNYRPRTVSYENTYNATSVITQRVNVSGVKGRQKAPVVRIATLLLDENGTSLQ, from the coding sequence ATGCGTAATGGAACACTTCTGCTTGCAGCGCTGCTTGCAGTTTTTATACTGGCAGGTTCATCGGCTGCGGCAGATGTGGGTGTTGAACTCGATAAGAACAACACGAAGCCAGTGTATAACTCGACCCTTAGGGTTAAGGTCATAGCGAAGGCAGGCAATCAGAATGTGCAAAACGCCGTTGCAACTGTTAAGGTTCCCGAGGGACTGGTCCTCCAGGACTACTACACAGCTCAGGGCTACTATGACCTCGAAACAGGTACCTGGGAAATAGGTGATATTCCCGCCTATGAGGAGAGGTCCCTGACACTTGTGTGCCTCCTCAACAGGACTGGGAATGTGACGGTGACCGCCAACGTGACTGCAGATGGTGATGAGAACCCTGCCAACAACAATGCCCAGTTGAAGTTCAGGGTCAGGGGGATCGCGGACCTTGAACTCAATGTGACCAGCAGTAAACAGAGTGCCAGGCTTGGTGATACGGTCACATTCAATGTGAAACTCAAGAACAGGGGCCCCCACGCTGCAAATAACATCAACGTTGCCAACTTCTTCTCAGGAGGCCTTGCGATTCAGAGTTACAGTTACACTACAGGTTACTTTGACGATGTGGCGAGGGAGTGGATCCTTGAGACCCTTGATACCGGTGAGGAGGCCACACTTACAGTTGTGTGCCTTGTTAACAGGACAGGTGATCTCTCTGACTATGTTTCAGTGCGTGAGGTGGATGAGGGTGATGTGAATGTCTACAACAACATAGCCCGGGCCTCAGTCGCTGTTAAGGGAACTGACCTGGACCTTGACCTCTCTGTGAGTAAACCGAGGGCCTATCAGGGTGACGTTGTCAATGTGGTCTGCCGTGTTAAGAACAATGGCCCTGAGGCCGCCCAGAATGCCAGGGTCAACCTGCAGCTACCTGCTAACCTGCAGGTCCAGAATGTGCAGGTGGACAGGGGCACCTACAGTAACGGTGTCTGGGTCATCGGTGACCTTGCAGACAACGAAGCAGCACTCCTCAATATAACAGCAAGGGTTGTATCAGCGGGCAACTTCACAGTGAACGCCACGGCGGTTTCACCTGCAATCGACGACAGCAACCCCGTGAACAACGACGATACAGCGCTGGTATCTGCAGCGATACCTAAGAAGGCCCTCAAGGTGAGGATAAAGAACAACTCTGCGGTGACCATCAGGGTGCTCTTATATGTGAACATCAATGACCACGGCAAAATCACCAGGAAGACCTACAACTTCTACCTGAAGAATGGCCTCAGCAGGGACCTCAGCCTTGGATACTTCCAGCTCGGCACCAGTGCGCTCTTCAAGCAGTACACCTACAACACCAATTACAGGCCAAGGACAGTATCCTACGAGAACACCTACAATGCCACCAGCGTCATAACCCAAAGGGTCAACGTGTCTGGGGTCAAAGGAAGGCAGAAGGCACCTGTTGTTAGGATTGCAACACTGCTGCTTGATGAAAACGGCACATCACTACAATAA